The Mobula birostris isolate sMobBir1 chromosome 14, sMobBir1.hap1, whole genome shotgun sequence genome includes a region encoding these proteins:
- the tmem183a gene encoding transmembrane protein 183A, whose amino-acid sequence MGVSLPIWLKIPEGCILFTQRFSFFFPFFLLALQHGRTLDSVFRFCVVVAAAMPKKGNRKRLKYRGNISSEAVTVADYADSDPAIVKTGRVKKAVANAIQKEVKLLCGLEASQVPAAEEALSSVAGDHLDCDSSDEVDADGHSNELKVSRKKKSKRQQVEDEEDCGEQYPIDIWLFLSSYIRPEDTVKFALICKNAWAVTCTAAFWTRLYKRYYCPDVYLPERLQREVIGRFSSLRASVIRSLYLMYEPFRSRLLEKPAIPESTPTTLQNCSCLLYWCKKGSGNRSDQRWEFNYKFKKQSPKLKNGCQNGLQFPRQYEQVHKNPDQDCYLLQITTLNFIFTPVVMGMTLALFTINVSTDMRHHRVRMLFQDSPLPQGKKPKKDQGLQVILDPVHSVRLLDWWHPQYPFSASI is encoded by the exons ATGGGAGTCTCACTTCCAATATGGCTGAAGATCCCGGAGGGTTGTATTTTATTCACCCAacgattttcttttttctttccgtTTTTCCTGTTGGCTTTGCAACATGGAAGGACTCTCGATAGCGTGTTTCGGTTCTGTGTCGTCGTCGCCGCCGCCATGCCAAAGAAAGGGAACAGAAAACGGCTGAAATACCGGGGAAACATTTCTTCTGAAGCAG TTACTGTGGCAGATTATGCCGATTCGGACCCAGCTATTGTGAAGACTGGTAGAGTAAAGAAAGCTGTGGCAAATGCAATTCAAAAAGAAG TAAAGTTGCTGTGTGGATTGGAGGCATCTCAAGTCCCTGCAGCAGAAGAAGCTCTTTCCTCTGTAGCTGGGGATCATTTGGACTGTGACAGCAGTGATGAAGTAGATGCTGATGGCCACTCAAATGAGTTGAAGGTCTCTAGGAAAAAGAAAAGTAAACGACAGCAAG TGGAGGATGAAGAGGACTGTGGAGAACAATACCCGATAGATATTTGGTTATTCCTGTCATCTTACATACGTCCTGAAGATACTGTTAAATTTGCTCTGATTTGTAAAAATGCTTGGGCTGTTACCTGTACAGCTGCTTTTTGGACCAGATTGTACAAAAG ATACTACTGTCCAGATGTGTACTTGCCTGAACGTTTACAACGCGAGGTCATAGGAAGGTTTAGTTCACTGCGGGCCTCTGTGATTCGTTCCTTGTATCTCATGTATGAGCCATTTCGTTCTCGTTTGTTAGAGAAACCAGCAATTCCTGAGTCAACTCCAACCACGTTACAGAATTGCAGC TGCTTACTGTACTGGTGCAAGAAAGGAAGTGGAAATAGATCGGACCAAAGATGGGAGTTCAACTATAAATTCAAAAAGCAG TCACCTAAGTTGAAGAATGGCTGTCAAAATGGACTACAGTTTCCTAGACAGTATGAACAAGTACACAAGAACCCTGACCAAGACTGCTACTTATTGCAGATCACCACTCTCAATTTCATCTTCACACCTGTGGTTATGGGAATGACATTAGCTTTG TTTACAATAAATGTGAGCACTGATATGAGGCACCATCGTGTCAGAATGCTCTTTCAAGACTCCCCGCTTCCACAAGGCAAGAAGCCTAAAAAGGACCAAGGACTCCAAGTTATCTTGGATCCTGTGCATAGTGTGCGTTTACTGGACTGGTGGCATCCACAATATCCCTTTTCTGCCAGTATTTAG